One genomic segment of Pseudomonadota bacterium includes these proteins:
- the mlaE gene encoding lipid asymmetry maintenance ABC transporter permease subunit MlaE: MPIAWLRRLGAITLFFGQICARVIPSLGKPGLIVKQIYNAGARSLVIVMLSGLFVGMVLGLLGFDTLQRFGSEDSLGVLAALGMLKVLGPVLTALLFAGRAGTSLTSEIGLMKSTDQLTAMQMMAVDPLRYVVAPRFLGGIIAMPLLAATFSVIGLYGAQLIGVQQMGVDVGAFWSQTQNAVDLRDVNEGIVKSLVFGVACSLIAVYEGYQCEPTPEGVGLATTRTVVTSSVMVLLLNYLLTAAFLTKS, encoded by the coding sequence ATGCCGATTGCCTGGCTGCGCCGCCTCGGCGCGATCACGCTGTTCTTCGGGCAGATCTGCGCGCGCGTCATCCCGTCGCTCGGCAAGCCGGGCCTCATCGTCAAGCAGATCTACAACGCCGGCGCGCGTTCACTCGTGATCGTGATGCTGTCGGGCCTGTTCGTCGGCATGGTGCTCGGCCTCCTGGGCTTCGACACCTTGCAGCGCTTCGGTTCCGAGGACTCGCTGGGCGTACTCGCCGCGCTCGGCATGTTGAAGGTGCTCGGGCCCGTGCTGACCGCCTTGTTGTTTGCCGGCCGCGCCGGCACGTCGCTGACGTCGGAAATCGGGCTCATGAAAAGCACCGATCAGCTGACAGCCATGCAGATGATGGCGGTGGATCCTCTGCGCTACGTGGTCGCGCCGCGGTTCCTCGGCGGGATCATCGCGATGCCGCTGCTGGCCGCGACCTTCAGCGTGATCGGCCTGTACGGCGCGCAGCTCATCGGCGTGCAGCAGATGGGCGTCGACGTGGGTGCGTTCTGGTCGCAGACCCAGAACGCCGTCGACCTGCGCGATGTCAACGAAGGCATCGTGAAAAGCCTGGTGTTCGGCGTGGCCTGCAGCCTCATCGCCGTGTACGAGGGGTATCAATGCGAACCGACGCCCGAGGGGGTGGGCCTCGCGACGACGCGCACCGTGGTCACCTCGTCGGTGATGGTGTTGCTGCTCAACTACCTGCTGACCGCAGCGTTCCTAACAAAGTCGTAA
- a CDS encoding ABC transporter substrate-binding protein yields the protein MMLSLQRFVQAGFIAGLLAGGAAVAADAAPAKAATPTSVDTSGPSQLIESSANILLSGIDSRRAEFRKDPTGLYKLVGETLLPHFDTPYSAQLVLGKYWRTATADQRKRFVEAFYNSLLYTYGDAMIDFTADRLRVLPTKVDDTTDRATVRTEIKRSNGTKVQVNYSLRKVNGEWKAWDVVIDGISYVKSYREDYGAEVDQKGLDAVIARLEAKANSAKAAKVKST from the coding sequence ATGATGTTGTCGTTGCAGCGATTTGTTCAGGCTGGGTTCATCGCGGGTTTGTTAGCCGGTGGCGCTGCCGTCGCGGCCGATGCCGCGCCCGCGAAGGCGGCCACGCCGACGTCCGTGGATACCAGCGGGCCCTCCCAGCTCATCGAGAGCTCGGCCAATATCCTGTTGAGCGGCATCGATTCGCGCCGTGCCGAATTCCGCAAGGACCCGACCGGCCTCTACAAACTGGTTGGTGAGACCTTGCTGCCGCATTTCGACACGCCGTATTCGGCGCAGCTCGTGCTCGGCAAATACTGGCGCACGGCGACGGCTGACCAGCGCAAGCGTTTCGTCGAGGCGTTCTACAACTCGCTGCTCTATACCTACGGCGATGCGATGATCGATTTCACGGCCGATCGCCTGCGTGTGTTGCCCACCAAGGTGGACGACACCACCGACAGGGCCACGGTGCGCACGGAGATCAAGCGCTCGAACGGCACCAAGGTCCAGGTGAACTACAGCCTGCGCAAGGTCAATGGCGAGTGGAAAGCCTGGGACGTGGTCATCGACGGCATCAGCTACGTGAAGAGTTATCGCGAGGACTACGGCGCCGAAGTCGACCAGAAGGGTCTCGATGCCGTCATCGCGCGGCTCGAAGCCAAGGCCAACAGCGCGAAGGCCGCCAAGGTGAAGTCGACCTGA
- a CDS encoding alpha-hydroxy acid oxidase encodes MDVITSISDLRELARRRVPRALFDYADRGAFDESTLRSNRDDFENLQLRQRVMVDVSRLSVATTVLGERWEMPIGIAPTGLTGLFHRDGEIHGARAARAAGVPFTLSTMSICSIEDVRAAVEGTFWFQLYLMRDRGFTEALIGRAREAGCPVLVLTMDLPIQSLRRRDAKNGLAVPPRFTSRTAWEILTRPSWALGVMLGKRRTFGNLATFFPRQGAATLAEWSNAQLDPTMNWKDVEWVRARWPGKLVVKGILDPADARLAVAAGVDGMVVSNHGGRQLDGARSTIAALPDVADAVAGRCEILLDGGITNGQCVLKALALGARACFIGKGFLYGLAARGEAGVTLALDILRRELEVSMALAGVTDARAVDRRILL; translated from the coding sequence ATGGACGTCATCACCAGTATCTCCGACCTGCGTGAACTCGCGCGCCGGCGTGTGCCGCGCGCGCTGTTCGACTATGCCGACCGGGGCGCGTTCGACGAGTCGACGCTGCGGAGCAATCGCGACGACTTCGAGAATCTGCAATTGCGCCAGCGGGTCATGGTCGACGTGTCCCGGTTGTCCGTCGCCACGACCGTGCTAGGTGAACGCTGGGAGATGCCGATCGGCATCGCTCCCACCGGATTGACCGGGCTGTTTCATCGCGATGGAGAAATCCACGGCGCGCGCGCCGCGCGCGCGGCCGGCGTTCCCTTCACGTTGAGCACCATGTCGATCTGCTCGATCGAAGACGTGCGCGCGGCCGTCGAGGGCACATTCTGGTTCCAGCTCTACCTCATGCGCGATCGCGGCTTCACGGAAGCGTTGATAGGTCGCGCGCGTGAGGCGGGCTGCCCGGTGCTCGTGCTCACGATGGATCTGCCGATCCAGTCGCTGCGGCGTCGTGACGCAAAGAACGGTCTCGCCGTACCGCCGCGTTTCACGTCGAGAACCGCCTGGGAAATTCTCACGCGCCCTTCGTGGGCGCTGGGCGTGATGCTCGGCAAACGCCGCACGTTCGGTAATCTGGCAACATTTTTCCCGCGCCAGGGCGCGGCGACGCTGGCCGAATGGTCCAACGCGCAACTCGACCCGACGATGAACTGGAAAGACGTCGAGTGGGTCCGCGCGCGCTGGCCCGGCAAACTGGTCGTGAAGGGCATTCTCGACCCCGCGGACGCCCGCCTGGCGGTCGCGGCTGGAGTAGATGGGATGGTCGTGTCGAATCACGGCGGGCGCCAGCTCGATGGCGCAAGGTCGACCATCGCGGCTCTGCCCGACGTCGCCGACGCCGTCGCCGGGCGCTGCGAGATCCTGCTGGATGGTGGCATCACCAACGGTCAGTGCGTGCTGAAGGCGTTGGCGCTGGGCGCACGCGCCTGCTTCATCGGCAAGGGATTTCTCTACGGACTCGCGGCGCGCGGCGAAGCCGGCGTCACGCTGGCGCTCGATATTCTGCGACGCGAACTCGAGGTGAGCATGGCGCTCGCCGGGGTGACGGACGCGCGCGCCGTGGACCGGCGCATCCTGCTCTAG
- a CDS encoding ATP-binding cassette domain-containing protein, with product MRYAVGGRTIFDGLNITARQGRITAFMGPSGTGKTTLLRLITGQSVAERGSVKVWGQEVSTMSTKELFALRQRMGMLFQNGALLTDEDVYENVAFPVRAHTKLPESLIRQLVLTKLHAVGLRGAARLTPAELSGGMQRRVALARAIVMDPDILIYDEPFVGLDPISMGVICRLIKQMNEALGITSIVVSHDVQELSTIAHDSFLLSGGKVVAAGTPQELHASELPEVKQFMGGLADGPVPFHYPAPDYFSQLLETAS from the coding sequence GTGCGTTATGCCGTCGGCGGGCGAACCATTTTCGACGGCCTCAACATCACGGCGCGCCAGGGCCGGATCACCGCCTTCATGGGGCCTTCGGGGACGGGCAAGACGACCCTGTTGCGGCTCATCACCGGTCAGTCCGTGGCCGAGCGCGGCAGCGTGAAGGTCTGGGGCCAGGAAGTGTCGACGATGTCGACCAAAGAGCTGTTCGCGCTGCGCCAACGCATGGGCATGTTGTTCCAGAACGGCGCGCTGCTCACCGACGAGGACGTGTACGAAAACGTCGCGTTCCCGGTGCGCGCGCACACCAAACTACCCGAATCGCTGATCCGCCAGCTGGTGCTGACCAAGCTGCACGCCGTGGGGCTGCGTGGCGCCGCGCGGCTGACGCCCGCGGAATTGTCGGGCGGCATGCAGCGGCGCGTGGCGCTGGCGCGTGCCATCGTCATGGATCCGGACATCCTCATCTATGACGAACCCTTCGTCGGTCTCGATCCGATTTCCATGGGCGTGATCTGCCGGCTCATCAAGCAGATGAACGAGGCGCTGGGCATCACCAGCATCGTCGTGTCGCACGACGTGCAGGAACTGTCGACCATCGCGCACGACAGCTTCCTGTTGTCGGGCGGCAAGGTGGTCGCCGCGGGGACGCCGCAGGAATTACACGCCAGCGAATTGCCGGAAGTGAAGCAGTTCATGGGCGGTCTCGCCGACGGCCCGGTGCCGTTCCACTATCCGGCGCCGGATTATTTTTCGCAGTTGCTGGAGACGGCCTCTTGA
- a CDS encoding SUF system Fe-S cluster assembly regulator, with product MLRIGKLTDYATVILGTLASDRARLQNAGALAEQTHIAAPTVSKLLKQLQRAGLVKSTRGTHGGYQLARSADDISAAAILDALEGPIALTDCSVGTGHCCLEQSCQVGRTWQRLNVAIRKSLTEISLAQLAGLDSRSTAVPFERELRQFTRAKVSP from the coding sequence ATGCTGCGAATCGGCAAATTGACGGACTACGCGACCGTGATCCTGGGCACCCTGGCCAGCGATCGGGCGCGCCTGCAGAACGCGGGCGCCCTGGCCGAGCAGACGCATATCGCGGCGCCCACGGTCAGCAAGCTGCTCAAGCAGCTGCAGCGGGCCGGCCTGGTCAAATCCACGCGCGGCACTCATGGCGGCTACCAGCTCGCCCGCTCTGCCGACGACATCAGCGCGGCGGCCATCCTGGACGCTCTCGAAGGGCCGATCGCGCTCACCGATTGTTCCGTGGGGACCGGCCATTGCTGCCTGGAGCAGAGCTGCCAGGTCGGGCGCACGTGGCAACGGTTGAACGTGGCGATCCGCAAATCGCTGACTGAGATCTCGCTCGCGCAGCTGGCCGGCCTCGATTCGCGATCGACCGCCGTGCCCTTCGAACGCGAGCTCAGGCAATTCACGCGCGCCAAGGTTTCGCCATGA
- a CDS encoding STAS domain-containing protein, with the protein MADGEPRPRSSVAVSEQGAGRIVVTGELTFATARDARQLAVKVLEGSGARAIVIDCKGVTRADSAGLAVLLDWLAWGRRKSRAVSFENLPEALVAIARISEVDGLLTATG; encoded by the coding sequence ATGGCGGACGGGGAGCCCAGACCAAGGTCGTCAGTCGCCGTCTCCGAGCAGGGCGCCGGCCGCATCGTCGTAACCGGCGAGCTCACGTTTGCCACGGCGCGCGACGCGCGTCAGCTAGCAGTCAAGGTGCTCGAAGGGTCCGGCGCGCGAGCCATCGTCATCGATTGCAAGGGTGTCACGCGCGCAGACAGCGCAGGGCTCGCCGTACTGCTCGACTGGCTGGCCTGGGGCCGGCGCAAGTCGCGCGCGGTTTCGTTCGAAAATCTTCCCGAGGCGCTGGTTGCCATCGCGCGGATTTCCGAAGTGGATGGTTTGCTGACCGCGACCGGTTGA
- a CDS encoding VacJ family lipoprotein: MKNLSILIAGLLLTGCATLPSGKPDPRDPFERFNRSSFAFNDALDRAITKPAAKAYKKVTPRIVRTGVSNALSNLNTVSTIINDVLQGKMRQAGQDSGRFLLNSTLGLGGLFDPASAAGLENNDEDFGQTLGKWGVKPGPYLMLPFLGPTNVRDGLARIPDQYTYPVNYLEDDSTRYIIRAVDFLDLRAGLLDLDAQLDRSYDRYAFVRNAWMQRREFLVKDGNVDDQSAELEEGMEEDPAAPAPEPETPPPAAPGIPPQ, from the coding sequence ATGAAAAATCTGTCGATATTGATTGCCGGTCTGTTGCTGACCGGCTGCGCGACACTGCCCTCCGGCAAACCCGATCCGCGCGATCCCTTCGAACGATTCAACCGCTCCTCGTTTGCATTCAACGACGCGCTCGATCGCGCGATCACCAAACCGGCGGCCAAGGCATACAAGAAGGTGACGCCGCGCATCGTGCGCACGGGCGTGAGCAACGCGCTCAGCAATCTCAACACCGTCAGCACCATTATCAACGACGTACTGCAGGGCAAGATGCGCCAGGCCGGCCAGGACTCGGGCCGCTTCCTGCTGAACAGCACGCTCGGATTGGGCGGCCTGTTCGATCCCGCGTCGGCGGCGGGTCTCGAAAACAACGACGAGGATTTCGGCCAGACGCTCGGCAAGTGGGGCGTGAAACCCGGCCCCTACCTGATGCTGCCGTTTCTCGGGCCGACCAACGTGCGCGACGGGCTGGCGCGTATTCCGGATCAGTACACCTATCCAGTGAACTACCTGGAAGACGACAGCACGCGTTACATCATTCGCGCGGTCGATTTCCTCGACCTGCGCGCCGGCCTGCTCGACCTCGACGCGCAACTCGATCGCAGCTACGACCGCTACGCATTCGTGCGCAACGCGTGGATGCAGCGCCGCGAATTCCTGGTCAAGGACGGCAACGTCGACGATCAGTCGGCGGAGCTCGAAGAAGGCATGGAAGAAGATCCGGCCGCACCGGCGCCTGAACCGGAAACGCCGCCGCCGGCCGCGCCCGGCATTCCTCCGCAGTAA
- a CDS encoding fumarylacetoacetate hydrolase family protein, whose product MKLVRFGSAGAERPGLVNADGSISDLSSVITDIAGAALSAESLKKLAATDVAKLPRAPAGSRLGPCVGGVGKFVAIGLNYADHAAETGAKIPSEPIMFMKATSCIVGPYDTVLKPRGSIKMDWEVELGVVIGSVASYVSEADAPKHIAGYCVVNDLSERHFQLERGGQWDKGKGCDTFGPLGPWLVTSDEVGDPAALSMWLDVNGTRRQNGSTRTMIFKPAFIVSYLSQFMSLQPGDVITTGTPPGVGMGIKPDPVFLNVGDVMELGIEKLGSQRQVVAAA is encoded by the coding sequence TTGAAACTCGTACGTTTTGGTTCCGCGGGCGCGGAACGGCCCGGTCTCGTCAACGCGGATGGCAGCATCAGCGACCTGTCGAGCGTCATCACGGATATCGCCGGCGCAGCGCTGTCGGCTGAATCATTGAAAAAGCTGGCCGCCACGGACGTCGCCAAACTACCGCGCGCGCCGGCGGGCTCGCGCCTCGGCCCCTGCGTGGGCGGCGTCGGCAAGTTCGTCGCGATCGGTCTCAACTACGCGGATCATGCCGCCGAAACCGGCGCGAAGATCCCGAGCGAGCCCATCATGTTCATGAAGGCCACGAGCTGCATCGTGGGCCCGTACGACACCGTGCTGAAGCCCCGCGGCTCCATCAAGATGGACTGGGAAGTCGAGCTCGGCGTCGTGATCGGCAGTGTCGCAAGTTACGTCAGTGAAGCCGATGCGCCCAAACACATCGCAGGTTACTGCGTGGTCAACGATCTTTCCGAGCGCCATTTCCAGCTCGAGCGCGGCGGACAATGGGACAAGGGCAAGGGTTGCGATACCTTCGGCCCGCTGGGCCCGTGGCTCGTCACGTCGGATGAAGTCGGCGATCCAGCCGCCCTTTCGATGTGGCTCGACGTCAACGGCACGCGGCGGCAGAACGGCTCCACGCGCACGATGATCTTCAAACCGGCCTTCATCGTGAGTTACCTGAGCCAGTTCATGAGCCTGCAGCCCGGCGACGTGATCACCACCGGCACTCCGCCCGGCGTCGGCATGGGCATCAAACCCGATCCGGTTTTCCTGAATGTCGGTGACGTCATGGAGCTCGGCATCGAGAAACTCGGCAGCCAGCGCCAGGTTGTTGCCGCGGCCTGA
- a CDS encoding UxaA family hydrolase has translation MTSPGMKGYLRSDGRKGIRNVVAVAYLVECAHHVSRLIVQKSGADDVHLIGFPGCYPNKYSLEMMERLCTHPNVGAVLLVSLGCEGFNREHLRKTILASGRPVQLLVIQQSGGTTRTLNAGLDIVRKMRAELAEQTAVPMALNELVIGTVCGGSDGTSGITANPAVGRCFDWLIENDAACIFEETGELIGCERIMASRAITPALGREIEACVEKAANYYRIMGYGSFAPGNAEGGLTTLEEKSMGAYSKSGSSPISGLIKPGDVPPRGGLYLLDVVPDGEPRFGFPNISDNAEIVELIACGSHLILFTTGRGSVVGSAISPVIKVCANPDTYDRMADDMDVNAGRILQGAGLDDVGREIFELVQSVAGGALTKSEALGHQEFILTYKQFEPIGPACLPAA, from the coding sequence ATGACTTCCCCGGGCATGAAAGGTTACCTGCGCAGCGACGGCCGCAAGGGCATCCGCAACGTCGTCGCCGTGGCCTACCTGGTCGAGTGCGCACATCACGTCTCGCGGCTCATCGTGCAGAAGTCCGGTGCCGATGACGTGCACCTCATCGGCTTTCCCGGCTGTTATCCCAACAAGTATTCGCTCGAAATGATGGAGCGGCTGTGCACGCATCCGAACGTGGGTGCCGTGTTGCTCGTCTCGCTCGGTTGCGAAGGTTTCAACCGCGAACATTTGCGCAAGACCATCCTGGCCTCGGGCCGTCCGGTCCAGTTGCTCGTGATCCAGCAGTCCGGCGGCACCACGCGCACGCTCAACGCGGGCCTCGACATCGTGCGCAAGATGCGCGCCGAGCTCGCCGAGCAGACTGCGGTGCCGATGGCGCTGAACGAACTGGTGATCGGCACGGTGTGCGGCGGCTCCGATGGCACCAGCGGCATCACCGCGAATCCTGCGGTGGGCCGTTGCTTCGACTGGCTCATCGAGAACGACGCGGCCTGCATCTTCGAGGAAACCGGCGAACTGATCGGCTGCGAACGCATCATGGCCTCGCGTGCCATCACGCCGGCGCTCGGGCGCGAGATCGAAGCCTGCGTCGAAAAGGCGGCCAACTACTATCGCATCATGGGATACGGCAGCTTCGCGCCAGGCAATGCCGAGGGTGGCTTGACCACGCTCGAGGAAAAATCCATGGGCGCGTATTCGAAGTCGGGTTCCTCGCCCATCAGCGGCCTCATCAAGCCCGGCGACGTGCCGCCGCGCGGCGGGTTGTACCTGCTGGACGTTGTCCCCGATGGCGAACCGCGTTTCGGGTTCCCCAATATTTCGGACAACGCCGAGATCGTGGAGCTCATCGCCTGCGGCTCGCACCTCATCCTGTTCACCACCGGCCGCGGCTCGGTGGTTGGCTCAGCGATCTCGCCCGTCATCAAGGTGTGCGCCAATCCGGACACCTACGACCGCATGGCCGACGACATGGACGTGAATGCCGGGCGCATCCTGCAAGGCGCCGGACTCGACGACGTCGGCCGCGAGATCTTCGAGCTCGTGCAGAGTGTTGCCGGCGGCGCGTTGACGAAGTCCGAGGCGCTCGGGCACCAGGAATTCATCCTTACCTACAAACAATTCGAACCCATCGGCCCTGCCTGCCTGCCGGCGGCGTAG
- a CDS encoding UxaA family hydrolase → MSAPGDNGKLPPLLLLHPDDNILVARRDIAQGERVEIDGASLVMPAAVELGHKLARRALEPDTRVLKYGAPIGSMKIAVARGEHVHLHNLRSDYIPSTSRDGTPSKTDADAH, encoded by the coding sequence GTGAGCGCGCCTGGCGACAATGGCAAACTGCCGCCGCTGCTGTTGCTGCATCCGGACGACAACATCCTGGTTGCGCGCCGGGACATCGCGCAGGGCGAACGCGTCGAGATCGACGGCGCAAGCCTCGTGATGCCGGCCGCCGTGGAGCTCGGTCACAAGCTCGCGCGCCGCGCGCTTGAACCGGATACGCGGGTCCTCAAATACGGCGCTCCCATCGGCTCGATGAAAATCGCCGTCGCGCGCGGCGAACACGTGCATCTGCACAACCTGCGCAGCGACTACATTCCCTCCACTTCGCGCGATGGCACTCCTTCGAAAACGGACGCGGACGCACACTGA
- the mlaD gene encoding outer membrane lipid asymmetry maintenance protein MlaD: MKNSRSLEIGTGAFVLLGFAALAFLTTQLPGTSLKLGGGDGGYSVTAKFDNIGDLKPGSPVTMAGVRIGRVESIKFDPKDYKAAVVLRIEDQYGEIPEDSDASIQTAGLLGGKYVGIGPGGSETFLKQGGQIEFTQSAIVLESLVNKFFANMASKGPDESKSDAPAAEEKK, encoded by the coding sequence ATGAAAAACTCACGCTCACTCGAAATCGGCACCGGCGCCTTCGTGCTGCTGGGCTTCGCGGCGCTGGCGTTCCTGACCACGCAGCTGCCCGGCACGTCGCTCAAGCTCGGCGGCGGCGACGGCGGCTACAGCGTCACCGCGAAGTTCGACAACATCGGCGATCTGAAGCCCGGTTCGCCGGTGACGATGGCCGGCGTGCGCATCGGTCGCGTCGAGTCCATCAAGTTCGATCCAAAGGACTACAAGGCCGCAGTGGTTCTTCGTATAGAAGATCAGTACGGCGAGATTCCGGAGGACAGCGATGCCAGCATCCAGACCGCAGGATTGCTCGGCGGCAAGTACGTCGGCATCGGCCCCGGTGGCTCGGAAACCTTCCTGAAGCAGGGTGGTCAGATCGAGTTCACACAGTCGGCGATCGTGCTCGAGTCCCTGGTAAACAAGTTCTTCGCCAACATGGCGAGCAAGGGCCCGGATGAGAGCAAGAGCGACGCGCCGGCGGCAGAGGAGAAGAAATGA
- a CDS encoding M48 family metalloprotease, with amino-acid sequence MRNALKYLLVAPLSMMLAVSMPLQSLAQSATSNDLPDIGSPASSSLSLDDEYRIGLQVMRQLRDEGQVIEDPEATEYLQALGSRIVAQATGDSGQKFQFFFVRDNTINAFALPGGFIGVNTGLVLATRNEAQLAGVMAHEIAHVTQRHIARRVRSQGRQSIATVATILAAILVGAATGSSDAAMAGVTAAQGAAMQQQINFTRANENEADRVGMSFLAAAGFDPYGMPDFFETMGRRNAITAGSRNVLPEILQSHPVTTNRIAESRSRAAQFKDIKQTAETVSYALTRERLRVLATPAEDNVRRYYADRREHQDQTPGEQYGEALASYQAGNALASLDTLTELAREYPQVPMLQSTLGQALMSAGDSEDALATFQRALTLSPRNIPLTMRYAEALLKADQAKQAHAVLLDLFNNVAPSPEQIRFTALAASSAGDSGDAAYYMSEYHIATGNLPLSVSQLEMALAAPNITGVQRSRYQARLDEVREVLFRDRKHRDRPKPEQDPQQTRRPGPSRTGTISQ; translated from the coding sequence ATGCGAAACGCGCTCAAATACCTGCTGGTGGCCCCTCTGTCGATGATGCTGGCGGTCTCCATGCCGCTGCAGTCGCTGGCCCAGTCCGCCACCAGCAACGATTTGCCCGACATCGGCAGCCCCGCCTCCTCCAGCCTCTCGCTCGATGACGAATATCGCATCGGCCTGCAGGTCATGCGCCAGCTGCGCGACGAAGGCCAGGTCATCGAAGACCCGGAGGCCACCGAATACCTGCAGGCACTGGGCTCGCGCATCGTCGCGCAGGCCACCGGCGATTCGGGGCAGAAGTTCCAGTTCTTCTTCGTGCGCGACAACACCATCAACGCCTTCGCATTGCCTGGTGGCTTCATCGGCGTGAACACCGGGCTGGTGCTGGCGACCCGCAACGAGGCCCAGCTGGCCGGCGTGATGGCGCACGAAATCGCGCACGTCACCCAGCGGCACATCGCGCGCCGGGTGCGCTCGCAGGGCCGGCAGAGCATCGCGACGGTGGCGACCATCCTCGCGGCCATCCTGGTGGGTGCTGCCACCGGGTCCAGCGACGCCGCGATGGCCGGCGTCACCGCGGCGCAGGGCGCGGCCATGCAGCAGCAGATCAACTTCACGCGCGCCAATGAAAACGAGGCCGACCGCGTCGGCATGAGTTTTCTCGCCGCGGCCGGCTTCGACCCGTACGGCATGCCAGACTTCTTCGAGACCATGGGCCGGCGCAATGCCATCACCGCCGGCAGCCGCAACGTGTTGCCGGAAATCCTGCAATCGCATCCGGTGACCACGAACCGCATCGCCGAATCGCGTTCGCGCGCCGCGCAGTTCAAGGACATCAAACAAACCGCCGAAACGGTCAGCTACGCATTGACGCGCGAGCGGCTGCGCGTGCTCGCGACTCCCGCCGAAGACAACGTGCGCCGCTACTACGCCGACCGGCGCGAGCACCAGGACCAGACGCCGGGCGAACAATACGGCGAAGCGCTGGCTAGCTACCAGGCCGGCAACGCACTCGCGTCACTCGACACGTTGACCGAGCTCGCGCGCGAATATCCGCAGGTTCCGATGCTGCAGTCGACGCTCGGACAGGCGCTGATGAGCGCGGGCGATTCCGAAGACGCGTTGGCCACGTTTCAGCGCGCGCTGACGCTCTCGCCGCGCAATATTCCGCTCACCATGCGTTACGCCGAAGCCCTGCTCAAGGCCGATCAGGCCAAGCAGGCGCATGCGGTCCTGCTCGACCTGTTCAACAACGTCGCGCCCTCGCCCGAGCAGATCCGCTTCACGGCGCTCGCCGCCAGCAGCGCCGGCGATAGCGGCGACGCGGCTTACTACATGAGCGAATATCACATCGCCACGGGCAACCTGCCGCTGTCGGTCAGCCAGCTCGAAATGGCGCTGGCGGCGCCGAACATCACGGGCGTGCAACGCAGCCGCTACCAGGCGCGGCTCGACGAGGTACGGGAGGTGCTGTTCCGCGACCGCAAACATCGCGACCGCCCCAAACCCGAGCAGGATCCACAACAAACCCGGCGGCCCGGCCCAAGTCGGACTGGTACAATTTCGCAATGA